A genomic stretch from Streptomyces venezuelae ATCC 10712 includes:
- a CDS encoding YqgE/AlgH family protein: protein MTEVSSLTGRLLVATPALADPNFDRAVVLLLDHDDEGSLGVVLNRPTPVTVGDILAPWAGLAGEPDVVFQGGPVSLDAALGVAVIPGDEGPLGWRRVYGAIGLVDLETPPELLGPALGSLRIFAGYAGWGPGQLESELGDGAWYVVESEPGDVSSPRPETLWRQVLRRQRGELAMIATYPDDPSLN from the coding sequence ATGACCGAGGTGTCCTCGCTCACAGGACGGCTGCTCGTCGCGACGCCCGCCCTCGCGGACCCGAATTTCGACCGCGCGGTGGTGCTGCTGCTCGACCACGACGACGAGGGCTCGCTCGGCGTGGTCCTGAACCGGCCGACGCCGGTGACCGTCGGCGACATCCTCGCCCCCTGGGCCGGACTCGCCGGCGAACCCGACGTCGTCTTCCAGGGCGGCCCCGTCTCGCTCGACGCGGCGCTCGGCGTCGCCGTGATCCCCGGCGACGAGGGCCCGCTCGGCTGGCGCAGGGTGTACGGGGCGATCGGCCTGGTCGATCTGGAGACCCCGCCCGAGCTGCTCGGACCCGCCCTCGGTTCGCTGCGGATCTTCGCCGGGTACGCCGGCTGGGGCCCCGGCCAGCTGGAGTCCGAGCTCGGTGACGGCGCCTGGTACGTCGTGGAGTCGGAGCCCGGCGACGTCTCCTCGCCGCGCCCCGAGACGCTCTGGCGCCAGGTGCTCCGCCGGCAGCGCGGCGAGCTGGCGATGATCGCGACGTACCCGGACGACCCGTCCCTGAACTGA
- a CDS encoding extracellular solute-binding protein, whose product MKLPARVTAPAAALLLAGLTATACAPQTSDGKATTDEKTGTLRVWLFQEVGNKPKEQVVDQAVAAFEKQHQGAEVEVEYIPVETRAQRVKAAFNDPKSAPDLIEYGNTDTAGYVKDGGLADISAEFAAWDEAKDTDPTAKQSVTVGGKVYGAPLFVGVRALYYRTDVFKELGLTAPKSQAVLVSTAKKIRKARPELYGIAVGGAYTYGAMPFVWAAGGELATANGDTYKAAVNSEAARTGISTYTSLFGDDNCPAAKCAQMGGNATVTAFASGKAAMAIGGDFSHAAVEAGTVKGKYAVVPLPGTTPGSIAPAFAGGNNIGVLKSTSHRSLAVDLLKSLTGKETQGRLFDAMGFLPTYTDVRTAAARRQPFVKPFIDTLGAGAKFVPASPGWGQIDASLVLPTMFQEVVSGRKDVKTAADDAAKKMDAVFAPAG is encoded by the coding sequence ATGAAACTTCCTGCCCGCGTCACCGCCCCGGCCGCCGCACTCCTGCTGGCCGGCCTGACCGCCACCGCCTGCGCACCCCAGACCTCCGACGGCAAGGCCACCACCGACGAGAAGACCGGCACCCTGCGCGTCTGGCTCTTCCAGGAAGTCGGCAACAAGCCCAAGGAACAGGTCGTCGACCAGGCCGTCGCCGCCTTCGAGAAGCAGCACCAGGGCGCCGAGGTCGAGGTCGAGTACATCCCCGTCGAAACCCGCGCCCAGCGCGTCAAGGCCGCCTTCAACGACCCCAAGTCGGCGCCCGACCTCATCGAGTACGGCAACACCGACACCGCCGGATACGTCAAGGACGGCGGACTCGCCGACATCAGCGCCGAGTTCGCCGCCTGGGACGAGGCCAAGGACACCGACCCCACCGCCAAGCAGTCCGTCACCGTCGGCGGCAAGGTCTACGGCGCCCCCCTCTTCGTCGGCGTCCGCGCCCTCTACTACCGCACCGACGTCTTCAAGGAACTCGGCCTCACCGCCCCCAAGAGCCAGGCCGTACTCGTCTCCACCGCCAAGAAGATCCGCAAGGCCAGGCCCGAGCTGTACGGCATAGCCGTCGGCGGCGCCTACACCTACGGCGCCATGCCCTTCGTCTGGGCGGCCGGCGGCGAACTCGCCACCGCGAACGGCGACACGTACAAAGCCGCCGTCAACAGCGAGGCCGCCCGCACCGGCATCAGCACCTACACCTCGCTCTTCGGCGACGACAACTGCCCCGCCGCCAAGTGCGCCCAGATGGGCGGCAACGCCACCGTCACCGCCTTCGCCTCCGGCAAGGCCGCCATGGCCATCGGCGGCGACTTCAGCCACGCCGCCGTCGAAGCCGGCACCGTCAAGGGCAAGTACGCCGTCGTCCCGCTGCCCGGCACCACCCCCGGCTCCATCGCCCCCGCCTTCGCCGGCGGCAACAACATCGGCGTCCTCAAGAGCACCTCGCACCGCAGCCTCGCCGTCGACCTCCTCAAGTCCCTCACCGGCAAGGAGACCCAGGGCAGGCTCTTCGACGCGATGGGCTTCCTCCCCACGTACACCGACGTCCGGACCGCGGCCGCCCGGCGCCAGCCCTTCGTGAAGCCCTTCATCGACACCCTCGGCGCGGGCGCCAAGTTCGTCCCGGCGTCCCCCGGCTGGGGCCAGATCGACGCCTCCCTCGTCCTGCCCACGATGTTCCAGGAGGTCGTCAGCGGCCGGAAGGACGTCAAGACGGCGGCCGACGACGCCGCGAAGAAGATGGACGCCGTCTTCGCCCCGGCGGGCTGA
- a CDS encoding DUF3039 domain-containing protein translates to MSTLEPERGAGTGTLVEPTPQVSHGDGDHERYAHYVQKDKIMASALDGTPVVALCGKVWVPGRDPKKYPVCPMCKEIYDSMGAGGGDKDKGGKDK, encoded by the coding sequence ATGAGCACTCTCGAGCCCGAGCGCGGGGCAGGTACGGGAACCCTCGTCGAGCCGACGCCGCAGGTGTCCCACGGTGACGGCGACCACGAGCGCTACGCCCATTACGTCCAGAAGGACAAGATCATGGCGAGCGCCCTGGACGGCACGCCCGTCGTGGCGCTGTGCGGAAAGGTCTGGGTGCCGGGGCGCGACCCCAAGAAGTACCCGGTCTGTCCGATGTGCAAGGAGATCTACGACTCCATGGGCGCCGGCGGTGGCGACAAGGACAAGGGCGGCAAGGACAAGTAG
- the murA gene encoding UDP-N-acetylglucosamine 1-carboxyvinyltransferase, whose protein sequence is MTGTDSHDVLLVHGGTPLEGEIRVRGAKNLVPKAMVAALLGSGPSRLRNVPDIRDVRVVRGLLQLHGVTVRPGEEPGELVLDPTHVESANVADIDAHAGSSRIPILFCGPLLHRLGHAFIPGLGGCDIGGRPIDFHFDVLRQFGATIEKRADGQYLEAPQRLRGCKIRLPYPSVGSTEQVLLTAVLAEGVTELSNAAVEPEIEDLICVLQKMGAIISMDTDRTIRITGVDKLDGYTHRALPDRLEAASWASAALATEGNIYVRGAQQRSMMTFLNTYRKVGGAFEIDDEGIRFWHPGGSLNAIHLETDVHPGFQTDWQQPLVVALTQAAGLSIVHETVYESRLGFTSALNQMGAHIQLYRECLGGSDCRFGQRNFLHSAVVSGPTKLQGADLVIPDLRGGFSYLIAALAAQGTSRVHGIELINRGYENFMEKLVELGAKVELPGSALV, encoded by the coding sequence ATGACCGGCACAGACAGCCATGATGTACTGCTCGTCCATGGCGGAACCCCGCTGGAGGGCGAGATCCGCGTCCGCGGCGCGAAGAACCTCGTGCCCAAGGCGATGGTCGCCGCCCTGCTCGGCAGCGGACCGAGCCGCCTGCGCAACGTGCCCGACATCCGTGACGTCCGCGTCGTCCGCGGGCTGCTCCAGCTGCACGGAGTGACGGTCCGCCCGGGCGAGGAGCCCGGCGAGCTCGTCCTCGACCCGACGCACGTCGAGTCCGCCAACGTGGCTGACATCGATGCCCACGCCGGTTCGTCGCGCATCCCGATCCTCTTCTGCGGCCCGCTGCTGCACCGCCTCGGCCACGCCTTCATCCCGGGCCTGGGCGGCTGCGACATCGGCGGCCGGCCCATCGACTTCCACTTCGACGTGCTGCGCCAGTTCGGCGCCACCATCGAGAAGCGGGCGGACGGGCAGTACCTGGAGGCCCCGCAGCGGCTCCGCGGCTGCAAGATCCGGCTGCCGTACCCCTCCGTCGGCTCGACCGAGCAGGTGCTGCTCACGGCGGTGCTCGCCGAGGGCGTCACCGAGCTGTCGAACGCCGCCGTGGAGCCCGAGATCGAGGACCTCATCTGCGTGCTGCAGAAGATGGGCGCGATCATCTCCATGGACACCGACCGGACCATCCGGATCACCGGTGTCGACAAGCTCGACGGCTACACCCACCGGGCGCTCCCGGACCGCCTGGAGGCGGCCTCCTGGGCGTCCGCGGCGCTGGCGACCGAGGGCAACATCTACGTGCGCGGCGCCCAGCAGCGCTCGATGATGACCTTCCTCAACACGTACCGGAAGGTCGGCGGCGCCTTCGAGATCGACGACGAGGGCATCCGCTTCTGGCACCCGGGCGGCTCGCTCAACGCGATCCACCTGGAGACGGACGTGCACCCCGGCTTCCAGACGGACTGGCAGCAGCCGCTGGTGGTGGCCCTGACGCAGGCCGCCGGCCTCTCCATCGTCCACGAGACGGTGTACGAGTCCCGGCTCGGCTTCACCTCCGCGCTCAACCAGATGGGCGCCCACATCCAGCTGTACCGCGAGTGCCTCGGCGGCTCCGACTGCCGCTTCGGCCAGCGGAACTTCCTGCACTCGGCGGTCGTGTCCGGCCCGACGAAGCTGCAGGGCGCCGACCTGGTCATCCCCGACCTGCGCGGCGGCTTCTCGTACCTGATCGCGGCGCTCGCGGCCCAGGGCACCTCCCGGGTGCACGGCATCGAGCTGATCAACCGCGGCTACGAGAACTTCATGGAGAAGCTCGTCGAGCTCGGCGCCAAGGTCGAGCTCCCCGGCAGCGCGCTGGTCTGA
- a CDS encoding NAD-dependent malic enzyme: MATAPSVSYSMTVRLEVPASGTAVSQLTTAVESHGGSVTGLDVTASGHEKLRIDVTIAATSTAHADEIVAQLRTIEGVVLGKVSDRTFLMHLGGKIEMASKHPIRNRDDLSMIYTPGVARVCMAIAENPEDARRLTIKRNTVAVVTDGSAVLGLGNIGPMAAMPVMEGKAALFKRFADIDAWPICLDTQDTDEIVAIVKAIAPGFAGINLEDISAPRCFEIEARLREALDIPVFHDDQHGTAIVVLAALTNALRVVNKGIGDVRVVMSGAGAAGTAILKLLLAAGVKHAVVADIHGVVHAGREDLVAAPADSPLRWIADNTNPEGVTGTLKQAVVGADVFIGVSAPNLLGAEDVAAMADDAIVFALANPDPEVDPAAARQTAAVVATGRSDFPNQINNVLVFPGVFRGLLDAQSRTVNTEMMLAAATALAGVVSEDELNPNYIIPSVFNDKVAGAVAGAVRNAAKAAAGGQAPTGR, from the coding sequence ATGGCAACGGCGCCCAGCGTCTCGTACTCGATGACGGTCCGGCTGGAGGTTCCCGCGAGCGGAACCGCGGTCTCCCAGCTCACCACGGCGGTGGAGTCCCACGGCGGATCCGTCACCGGCCTCGACGTGACCGCCTCCGGCCACGAGAAGCTCCGCATCGACGTCACCATCGCCGCGACCTCCACCGCGCACGCCGACGAGATCGTCGCCCAGCTGCGCACCATCGAGGGCGTCGTCCTCGGCAAGGTCTCCGACCGTACGTTCCTGATGCACCTCGGCGGCAAGATCGAGATGGCGTCCAAGCACCCCATCCGCAACCGTGACGACCTCTCCATGATCTACACCCCGGGCGTCGCCCGCGTGTGCATGGCGATCGCCGAGAACCCCGAGGACGCCCGCCGCCTCACCATCAAGCGCAACACCGTCGCGGTCGTCACCGACGGCTCCGCCGTCCTCGGCCTCGGCAACATCGGCCCGATGGCCGCGATGCCCGTCATGGAGGGCAAGGCGGCCCTATTCAAGCGCTTCGCCGACATCGACGCCTGGCCGATCTGCCTCGACACCCAGGACACCGACGAGATCGTCGCGATCGTCAAGGCGATCGCCCCCGGCTTCGCGGGCATCAACCTGGAGGACATCTCCGCGCCCCGCTGCTTCGAGATCGAGGCCCGGCTCCGCGAGGCCCTCGACATCCCGGTCTTCCACGACGACCAGCACGGCACCGCCATCGTCGTCCTCGCCGCCCTGACCAACGCGCTCCGCGTGGTCAACAAGGGCATCGGCGACGTACGGGTCGTCATGTCCGGTGCGGGCGCCGCCGGTACGGCCATCCTGAAGCTCCTGCTGGCCGCGGGCGTCAAGCACGCCGTCGTCGCCGACATCCACGGCGTCGTGCACGCCGGCCGTGAGGACCTGGTGGCCGCCCCGGCCGACTCGCCGCTGCGCTGGATCGCCGACAACACCAACCCCGAGGGCGTCACCGGCACCCTCAAGCAGGCCGTGGTCGGCGCGGACGTCTTCATCGGCGTCTCGGCCCCGAACCTGCTCGGCGCGGAGGACGTCGCCGCGATGGCGGACGACGCGATCGTGTTCGCGCTCGCGAACCCCGACCCGGAGGTCGACCCGGCCGCCGCCCGCCAGACGGCCGCCGTCGTCGCCACCGGCCGCTCGGACTTCCCGAACCAGATCAACAACGTGCTGGTCTTCCCGGGTGTCTTCCGCGGCCTCCTGGACGCCCAGTCCCGTACGGTCAACACGGAGATGATGCTGGCGGCCGCCACGGCCCTCGCCGGCGTCGTCTCCGAGGACGAGCTGAACCCGAACTACATCATCCCGTCGGTCTTCAACGACAAGGTCGCGGGCGCGGTCGCCGGAGCCGTGCGCAACGCGGCCAAGGCGGCGGCCGGCGGCCAGGCGCCCACCGGGCGCTGA
- a CDS encoding HU family DNA-binding protein, whose amino-acid sequence MNRSELVAALADRAEVTRKDADAVLAALAETVGEVVAKGDEKVTIPGFLTFERTHRAARTARNPQTGDPIDIPAGYSVKVSAGSKLKEAAKGK is encoded by the coding sequence ATGAACCGCAGTGAGCTGGTGGCCGCCCTGGCCGACCGCGCCGAGGTGACCCGCAAGGACGCCGACGCCGTGCTGGCCGCTCTCGCCGAGACCGTCGGTGAGGTCGTCGCCAAGGGCGACGAGAAGGTCACCATCCCCGGCTTCCTGACCTTCGAGCGCACCCACCGTGCCGCTCGCACCGCTCGTAACCCGCAGACCGGCGACCCGATCGACATCCCGGCCGGCTACAGCGTGAAGGTCTCCGCGGGCTCGAAGCTCAAGGAAGCCGCCAAGGGCAAGTAA